Proteins from a single region of Apium graveolens cultivar Ventura chromosome 7, ASM990537v1, whole genome shotgun sequence:
- the LOC141674060 gene encoding secreted RxLR effector protein 161-like, which translates to MQESSTTATPMATTTNLDPEQGTEIDVVVYRSMIGSLLYLTANRPDIMYATCLWARFQAKPRESHLVAVNRILRYLKATPYLGLWYTRESDFSLVGYSDVNFAGCKIDRKSTSCGCQYLGGKLVTWQSKKKAEYITASSCCAQILSM; encoded by the coding sequence ATGCAAGAAAGTTCAACTACTGCAACTCCAATGGCCACTACTACTAATTTAGATCCAGAGCAAGGTACAGAAATTGATGTCGTTGTCTATCGAagtatgattggttcattgctTTATCTAACTGCTaatagaccagatattatgtatgcaacCTGCTTGTGGGCAAGATTTCAGGCCAAGCccagagaatctcatttagttgCTGTAAATAGGATTTTGAGATACTTAAAGGCGACTCCATATCTTGGTTTATGGTATACAAGAGAATCAGATTTTAGTCTGGTCGGTTATTCTGATGTAAACTTTGCcggatgcaaaattgacaggaagagtaccTCATGTGGCTGTCAGTATTTGGGTGGTAAATTGGTCACTTGGCAGAGCAAGAAAAAAGCTGAATACATTACTGCTAGCAGTTGCTGTGCTCAGATTCTTTCAATGTGA